The Dehalococcoidia bacterium genome includes the window CAGCCTGGCGCCTTTACCGCTTGGCCACGTCCACCACACAAGAGCCCCCAAACTACGGCTGGGGGCCACCACCAGGGAGTCTACCTCCCTATCAATGGGAAGTCAAGCCACCTTCCTATAAGAAGGCCCCACTCCCGCCCAGCCTAGACAGCACAAAGGCCCCGGATTGCCTTGACATTGGCCAAGGCCAATTGTAGAATCTGCCACGAATGTCACAAACAGGATTCCATCGAGGGAGGGAATAGCCCGTGGCGGAGGTAATCGTCGGACCCAACGAGAGCCTAGACCAAGCCCTTAAGAGGTTCAACAAACTGGTGCAACAGTTGGGCATCCTCGCTGAAGCCCGCCGCCGCGAGCACTACGAGCCCCCCAGCGTCAAACGCAAGAAGAAGGCCGCCGCCAAGCTCCGCAAGAGCCTCAAAAACTCCCAACGGGCGAGAAGGGGTTGATGTTTTGCCATCCCTCAAGGAGCAGCTAGCGGAGGACCTCAAAGAAGCCATTCGCCAGCGGGATGAGGCGCGCAAGACGGCCATCCGCATGCTCACCTGGGCCATAAAGAACGCCGAGGTGGAGAAAGGGCGCCCTCTGGAGGACCATGAGGTCCTCTCCCTGGTGCAGAAGGAGATACGCCGCCGCCTGGAGAGCATAGAGCAGTTCCGCAAGGGGAACCGGCCAGACTTGGTGGAGAAGGAAGAAGCGGAGCTAAAGGTCCTCCAGGCCTACCTCCCGCCACCCATGACCCGGGAGGAGGTGGCGGAGGTAGCGCGTCAGGTCATGGCCGAGGTGGGAGCCAGAAGCCCCAGGGACAAGGGCAAGGTGATGCCCATCCTCATCCAGCGGTTGGCGGGCCGTGCCGACGGCCGCCTCATCAACGAGGTGGTGAGCGAGCTGCTAGCCGGCCAGGGCTAGGTTCCACCAACGCCCCCTGCCTGTTATCATGGCCGTTGCCGACGTCATGGCCACACGGCGTGTTGAGGCCTTTAGTCCGCGCTGGGCCCTAGCCCTGGGGATAGTCTTGACCGCCGTCCTAGCCCTGATGATGGCCCCTGCCTTCCCTGGGGGAGGTGGCCTGGCCCGAGGGGAAGGGGACACTATCTCGCCACGGGAGGTAGGGGCAGCAGTGGTGGCCTCCATCTTGGCCGGGGCGGCGGTGGCCACCCATCTGGCCCTCCTGCGCCCTAGGGGGCTGGCGGGCCCCTGGCGCCCCCTCCTCTTGGCGGCCCTGGTGGCGGCCGGGGCGGCCATGGCCAAGGCGTCCCTCTCCCTCACCCTCCCCGACAGCGACGGCCTCTTCCTGCGTTACATGGTGCCCATGGCCGCCATCCCCATGCTGGTGACCGCCCTGTTGGACACGGCGGCGGCGTTGATGACGGTGACCATCCTGGCTGCCCTGGCGGCCGTAGCTGCCCTGCAGGTGGACGCCGTCAGGGTGCAGGGGGGGACGGCCTTGGGGATGGAGGTGGCTATGGTCTACCTGGCAGGGGGTATGGCCGGCGTCCTCGCCCTGCAAAGGGCAGATCGCCTCGGCCGGTATATCTGGGCAGGTCTCCTGGTCTGGGCAGCATCCCTGCTGGCCCTCCTGGCCATATGGATGCTGGAGGAGGGCCGTCGTGGCGGGGACATCCCCTGGATGGTGGCCACCACCTTTCTGGGCGGGGCGCTATCCACCGTAGCCACCGTGGGGGCCATGGTGGTCATAGGTTACGTCTTCGGCATGCTCACCCCCTTCCAGCTCATGGAGCTGGCCCAGAGCGACCACCCCCTCCTGCGCCGACTGCAGGAGCGGGCCCCAGGCACCTACCACCACAGCCTGGTGGTGAGCGACTTGGCGGAGAGGGCGGCCAAGGCAGTAGGGGCCGACCCTCTCCTGGTGCGGGCAGGCTGCCTCTTCCACGACGTGGGCAAGCTAGTAAACCCATCCTACTACGTGGAGAACCAAGTGGCGGGCGAGAACCCCCATGACTCCCTCCCCCCTGAGGAGAGCGCCCGTCTCATTGTCCAACACGTCATCGCCGGCCTGGAGCTGGCCCGTCGCTACCGCCTCCCACCCAGGGTCCGGGCCTTCATCGCCGAGCATCACGGCACCCGCCTGGTGACCTACTTCTACCGCAAGGCCGTGGCCCAGGGGCTGGAGCCCGAGCCCGACCGCTTCCGCTATCCGGGGCCCAAACCTCGCTCTAAGGAGACGGCCATCGCCATGCTGGCCGACTCAGTGGAGGCAGTGGTGAGGGCGGCCCACGACCACTCCCCTGAGCATATGGACGAGCTAGTGGACAGCGTCATCCGCGAGCGGGTGGCCGAGGGCCAGCTGGACGATTGTGACCTCACCCTGCGGGACGTGAAGCTCATCGCTGAGGCCTTCAAGGCCACCCTGCGGGGCGTTCATCATCCCCGCATCCAGTACCCCGAACCTACAGAGGCCGAGCTGCGGCTCCAGCGGGGGCCCCTAGGGCCCCAAGAGCCCTAGCCCCGCCCCTCCCAATAGCGCATGAACCGGGCCAGGGCGACGATGGCCCTGTCCACCGAGGGGAATATGGCCATGCCTGCGGCCACCATCTCCCTCCTCACCTCCTGCAGCAGGCGCCACTGCCACTCCTCCTCATAGTCCGCCGGGTGGACCACCACCGCCACGGGCTTGCTGGTGTGGGAGGCCACCGCCATGAAGCGTTGAGCCACCCGGCGCAGGATGGCCTCGGCGTTGGGACGGCCCAAGGCCCATGGCTCCCCCAGGATGGCGATGAGGGCATCATATTCCGGGTCCTCGGCCATAAGGGCCAAGATCTCCGCCCCGCCTACGCCACTGCCGGCCAAGATGGACTGGTCCACCGGGTTGGTGACCCACCCGGCCAGCTCCGGGGCCTTAAGGGCGATGTGCTCCTGGATGCGTGGGGTGAGGGGAGGCGTGGCAAGCCCCTCCTCCTCACTCCGGTCGGCTGCCAGCACCGACCTGCCACCTCCCCCGCCCACCACGCCGATGCGGCCACCACGGGCCGGCGGCAGACGAGCGAAGGCGATGAGGAGGTCCATGAGCTCCTCCGTGCTCCTGACGGGGATGGCCCCCGCCTGACGTACCGCCGCCTCCCACACGGCGTAGGATCCGGCCAGGGCAGCTGTATGGGAGGAGGCCGCCCTCCCTCCCCCTTGCGTCCTCCCACCCTTAAGGAGCACCGTGGGTTTGGCCTGAGCCGCCTCGCGGAGGGCGGAGAGGAAACGCCGCCCGTCCTTCACCCCCTCGATGTAGGCGCCAATGACCTTCGTCTGCGGGTCGTGAGCGAAGTAACGCAGGAAATCGCACTCGTCCAGGTCCAGGCCATTGCCATAGCTGATGGCCTTACTGAAGTAAAGCCCCCGCACCCTCCCCTGGTAGTTGAGCTCAAAGAGGAGGTTGCCACTCTGCGATAAGAAGCCTATCCCGCCGGCAGGGGCGATCATGTCCGGCCGAAAGGTGATGCCTTCCTCAGGGTGATGAAGGCCCAGGCAGTTGGGGCCGATGATACGCACCCCTATCTGCTGCGCCCGGGCCAGGAGTTCCCGCTCCAACCTGCGCCCCTCCTCCCGTCCCGTCTCCGAGAAGCGGGCGGTGAATAGCTGCAGAGCCTTGACCCCCTTCCGCCCACACTCCTCCAGCAGTGGCAGGACGGCGGTGTTGGGGATACAGGAGATGACATACTCCACAGGGCCCGGCACCGCCTCCAGATTGGGGTATGCCTGCCAGCCCAAGAGCTCGTCTAGGCGGGGGTTGACAGGATATATCTGGCCCCTATACCCATACTGCACCAGCGAGAGGACGTAATCGTACCCCGCGCTATCCCTATTGGCCGATGCCCCCACTACGGCGATGGAGCGGGGGCGGAAGATGGCCTCCAGTTCCTCGAAGGTCCCCATCCTCAGGCCCAGGTTAACGGGCAGGTGGCGTTTTGGGAAGGCGGCCCATGTGATAACGTGGTTCGTGGAGATGCGGTTCGCCGTAGTGGTCTTCCCAGGCACCTGGAGCGACTACGACTGCCACTACGTCCTCACCGAGATACTAGGCCAGGAGGCGGAGCTGGTCTGGCACCGGGAGCGGGACCTCTCGTCCTTCGATTGCGTCGTCCTCCCTGGCGGCTTCTCGTATGGCGACTACCTGCGGCCAGGGGCCATAGCCCGTTTCTCCCCGGTGATGGAGGCAGTCATGCGCCATGCCCAGGCTGGCAAGCCCATCATCGGCATCTGCAATGGGTTCCAGATCTTGTGCGAGGCAGGGCTCCTGCCCGGCGCCCTTCTGCGTAACGCCCATCTGGAGTACCGGTGCCAGTGGGTGCACCTGCGGGTGGAGAACCCGTACACCCCCTTTACCTGCGCCTGCCGGCAAGGGCAGGTGCTGCGCATGCCCATCTCCCATGGCGAAGGGCGCTACTATGCCGACCCCGAGACCCTAACGGTGCTCCAGGCCGAGGGGAGGGTGACCTTCCGCTACTGCACTTCAGAAGGAGAGGTGACGGAGGAGGCCAACCCCAACGGCAGCCTCCACAACATCGCCGGCATTGTCAACGAGAGGGGCAACGTGCTAGGGATGATGCCCCACCCTGAGCGGGCCTGTGAGGCCCTGCTGGGGGGCGAGGACGGGCTCTATATCTGGCGCTCCATCATCCAGTGGGCCAAGGGGTAGCCTCCCCAAGGGACACCATGGCAGGGAGCATCCCCTTTAAGACCACTGCAGGTAAGATAGAGGGGGACATCCTTACCGTGGGGGCATGACAAGGCCGTGGCCCTGGACCGACGCCTCTTAGAGACCATCGCCCTTACGGAGGCGGAGTATGAACTCATCGTCCGCCGCCTAGGCCGCTCCCCCAATGAGGTGGAGTTGGGCATGTTCGGCGCCCTATGGAGCGAGCACTG containing:
- the rpsU gene encoding 30S ribosomal protein S21, with the translated sequence MAEVIVGPNESLDQALKRFNKLVQQLGILAEARRREHYEPPSVKRKKKAAAKLRKSLKNSQRARRG
- the purQ gene encoding phosphoribosylformylglycinamidine synthase subunit PurQ — protein: MRFAVVVFPGTWSDYDCHYVLTEILGQEAELVWHRERDLSSFDCVVLPGGFSYGDYLRPGAIARFSPVMEAVMRHAQAGKPIIGICNGFQILCEAGLLPGALLRNAHLEYRCQWVHLRVENPYTPFTCACRQGQVLRMPISHGEGRYYADPETLTVLQAEGRVTFRYCTSEGEVTEEANPNGSLHNIAGIVNERGNVLGMMPHPERACEALLGGEDGLYIWRSIIQWAKG
- a CDS encoding GatB/YqeY domain-containing protein; its protein translation is MPSLKEQLAEDLKEAIRQRDEARKTAIRMLTWAIKNAEVEKGRPLEDHEVLSLVQKEIRRRLESIEQFRKGNRPDLVEKEEAELKVLQAYLPPPMTREEVAEVARQVMAEVGARSPRDKGKVMPILIQRLAGRADGRLINEVVSELLAGQG
- a CDS encoding CoA-binding protein; amino-acid sequence: MGTFEELEAIFRPRSIAVVGASANRDSAGYDYVLSLVQYGYRGQIYPVNPRLDELLGWQAYPNLEAVPGPVEYVISCIPNTAVLPLLEECGRKGVKALQLFTARFSETGREEGRRLERELLARAQQIGVRIIGPNCLGLHHPEEGITFRPDMIAPAGGIGFLSQSGNLLFELNYQGRVRGLYFSKAISYGNGLDLDECDFLRYFAHDPQTKVIGAYIEGVKDGRRFLSALREAAQAKPTVLLKGGRTQGGGRAASSHTAALAGSYAVWEAAVRQAGAIPVRSTEELMDLLIAFARLPPARGGRIGVVGGGGGRSVLAADRSEEEGLATPPLTPRIQEHIALKAPELAGWVTNPVDQSILAGSGVGGAEILALMAEDPEYDALIAILGEPWALGRPNAEAILRRVAQRFMAVASHTSKPVAVVVHPADYEEEWQWRLLQEVRREMVAAGMAIFPSVDRAIVALARFMRYWEGRG
- a CDS encoding HDIG domain-containing protein, coding for MATRRVEAFSPRWALALGIVLTAVLALMMAPAFPGGGGLARGEGDTISPREVGAAVVASILAGAAVATHLALLRPRGLAGPWRPLLLAALVAAGAAMAKASLSLTLPDSDGLFLRYMVPMAAIPMLVTALLDTAAALMTVTILAALAAVAALQVDAVRVQGGTALGMEVAMVYLAGGMAGVLALQRADRLGRYIWAGLLVWAASLLALLAIWMLEEGRRGGDIPWMVATTFLGGALSTVATVGAMVVIGYVFGMLTPFQLMELAQSDHPLLRRLQERAPGTYHHSLVVSDLAERAAKAVGADPLLVRAGCLFHDVGKLVNPSYYVENQVAGENPHDSLPPEESARLIVQHVIAGLELARRYRLPPRVRAFIAEHHGTRLVTYFYRKAVAQGLEPEPDRFRYPGPKPRSKETAIAMLADSVEAVVRAAHDHSPEHMDELVDSVIRERVAEGQLDDCDLTLRDVKLIAEAFKATLRGVHHPRIQYPEPTEAELRLQRGPLGPQEP